A DNA window from Aphelocoma coerulescens isolate FSJ_1873_10779 chromosome 7, UR_Acoe_1.0, whole genome shotgun sequence contains the following coding sequences:
- the LRRFIP1 gene encoding leucine-rich repeat flightless-interacting protein 1 isoform X7 produces MDAAAECLSPAAQQQAEARLAAKRAARAEAREIRMKELERQQKEIEERPEKDFEKGARTVSSLSAATLASLGGTSSRRGSGDTSISADTEASIREIKDSLAEVEEKYKKAMVSNAQLDNEKTNFMYQVDTLKDALLELEEQLAESRRQYEEKSKEFEREKHAHSILQFQFMEIKEALKQREEMLAKHGIIPDSDIATNGETSDILDNEGHLDSSRTVPGTTQALKTGGEGMLGKANEVEMKNEILEDVGKREILQNTEHEEHKEESEEEEVQTLHAAENAEAEQMVEERDTLPTVMLPESRFAEPAQSLTEPVSGSTSSNSDSDTDGLRKVTESLGTAVQQPGSTEAEHHDLSARTDENLELGSLQGHQIFETPQEMLWDSGTEQDLGEATPKQEEQEDLKTSHALSDNEMDEESDSTSESSELVSNQAGLPEGAVAGLLREEGNVESSTPEEPQHSEESADNKVANVLEEKFVDCTDGRSDKTAGDRTEEDEVENTVQGQPRETESVGLEGTESHERDVPAESLEKEGGEHQAFIQPASSEDSPSASPEEPSTEGKTEDESSTAEKDGQKEELMEELEKCSGSAETGEQGVASVEAGDCIPEGKGSELQQAHPGTELVREVTIPETHLDLSLLDEKIKESELETGDEAGEGKESRTECVEDLNPKVEIQTSQCSEETAGGTEGEKNVPLEGEVQKVVKQVEGESEEESAVGGTVTTESKASKETRKENEQEVELADHPGGEFASEEGANNSLAQKLVQDENVSEQVELEEGANNSLAQKPVQDENVNEQVELEEGANNSLAQKPVQGENISEQVELEGQAEESLEDDGDAFDFDEDSNQILESNEKCDGEKADTQGEESDGANGAVGKTAHMDKAGEGTDKMETKDALTEGEVLQHKKDEPKETWCLQGEALGKTDKEADVEEDEIKVSDSSKVEKLQDQDVLEQDLQSAGIKRAESREDLQAGRRSKGRSRDDCTIS; encoded by the exons ATCGAGGAAAGGCCAGAAAAAGACTTTGAGAAG GGAGCACGAACTGTCTCAAGTTTGTCAGCAGCTACCTTGGCTTCTCTGGGCGGGACTTCTTCACGGAGAGGCAGTGGGGACACGTCCATCTCAGCTGACACAGAGGCATCCATCAGGGAAATCAAG GACTCTCTAGCTGAAGTTGAGGAGAAATACAAGAAGGCTATGGTGTCAAATGCTCAGCTGGACAATGAGAAAACCAATTTCATGTACCAAGTGGACACCCTGAAGGATGCGCTCTTAGAGTTAGAGGAGCAGCTGGCAGAATCCAGGAGGCAATATGAAGAGAAAAGTAAA GAATTTGAGAGGGAGAAGCACGCTCATAGCATATTGCAGTTTCAGTTCATGGAAATCAAAGAGGCTTTgaagcagagagaagaaatgcttgca AAACATGGAATAATCCCAGACTCTGATATAGCCACCAACGGGGAGACATCAGACATTCTGGATAACGAAGGACACTTGGATTCCTCCCGAACTGTTCCAGGCACAACTCAGGCATTAAAGACAGGAGGGGAGGGGATGCTAG GCAAAGCCAATGAAGTGGAGATGAAAAATGAGATTTTGGAGGATGtggggaaaagagaaatcttGCAGAATACTGAGCATGAGGAGCACAAAGAGGagtctgaggaggaggaagtacAGACATTGCATGCTGCTGAAAATGCAGAGGCAGAACAAATGGTTGAAGAACGGGACACCCTGCCAACAGTGATGTTACCAGAGAGTAGGTTTGCAGAGCCAGCTCAAAGCCTCACAGAACCTGTGTCAGGGAGCACTTCTTCAAACAGTGATAGTGACACAGATGGCTTGAGAAAGGTCACAGAGTCCCTGGGCACAGCAGTCCAGCAACCTGGGAGTACAGAGGCTGAACACCATGACTTGAGTGCAAGGACAGACGAGAACTTGGAGCTGGGCTCTCTGCAAGGCCACCAGATTTTTGAGACTCCTCAGGAAATGCTTTGGGACTCAGGTACAGAGCAGGACCTGGGAGAAGCCACACCCAAGCAGGAAGAACAAGAGGATCTTAAAACCAGCCATGCCCTGAGTGATAATGAAATGGATGAAGAATCTGACAGTACAAGTGAGAGCAGTGAGTTGGTTTCTAACCAGGCAGGGCTACCTGAGGGAGCAGTGGCAGGCTTGCTTAGGGAAGAGGGAAACGTGGAGAGTTCCACTCCAGAGGAACCCCAGCACTCAGAAGAAAGTGCTGACAACAAGGTTGCAAATGTCTTGGAGGAAAAGTTTGTTGACTGCACTGATGGAAGAAGTGATAAAACAGCAGGTGACAGAACTGAAGAAGATGAGGTTGAGAACACAGTTCAGGGTCAGCCAAGGGAGACTGAGTCTGTGGGTTTAGAGGGGACAGAGTCACATGAAAGGGATGTCCCAGCAGAGTCACTTGAAAAGGAAGGCGGAGAACATCAGGCATTCATCCAACCAGCTTCTTCAGAGGACAGTCCTTCAGCATCACCAGAGGAACCAAGTACAGAAGGTAAAACTGAAGATGAAAGTTCTACAGCTGAGAAGGATGGACAGAAGGAAGAATTAATGGAAGAGCTGGAGAAGTGTTCAGGTTCTGCTGAAACAGGCGAGCAAGGTGTGGCATCTGTGGAGGCAGGAGACTGCATTCCTGAGGGAAAGGGAAGTGAGCTGCAGCAGGCACACCCAGGCACAGAGCTTGTGAGAGAGGTGACCATTCCAGAAACCCATTTAGACCTGAGTCTTTTAGATGAGAAAATTAAGGAATCAGAGTTGGAAACAGGGGATGAGgctggggaaggaaaggaaagtagGACCGAATGTGTAGAAGATTTGAATCCAAAGGTAGAAATTCAAACAAGTCAGTGTAGTGAAGAAACAGCAGGTGGTacagaaggagagaaaaatgttcCTTTAGAAGGTGAAGTGCAGAAGGTGGTTAAACAGGTAGAAGGTGAATCTGAAGAGGAGTCAGCTGTAGGTGGTACTGTAACCACTGAAAGCAAAGCCAGTAAAGAAACACGGAAAGAAAATGAGCAAGAGGTAGAGCTTGCAGACCACCCTGGTGGGGAATTTGCTTCTGAGGAAGGTGCAAATAATTCCCTGGCACAGAAGCTTGTGCAAGATGAAAATGTTAGTGAACAAGTGGAATTGGAGGAAGGTGCAAATAATTCCCTGGCACAGAAGCCTGTGCAAGATGAAAATGTTAATGAACAAGTGGAATTGGAGGAAGGTGCAAATAATTCCCTGGCACAGAAGCCTGTGCAGGGTGAAAACATTAGTGAACAAGTGGAATTGGAGGGCCAAGCAGAGGAAAGCCTGGAAGATGATGGTGATGCATTTGATTTTGATGAAGACTCAAATCAAATATTAGAATCTAATGAAAAATGTGATGGAGAGAAAGCTGATACACAGGGAGAAGAGagtgatggagcaaatggtgCTGTTGGAAAAACTGCCCACATGGacaaagctggagagggaacgGACAAAATGGAAACCAAAGATGCCTTGACTGAAGGTGAAGTCTTGCAGCATAAAAAAGATGAGCCCAAAGAAACATGGTGCTTACAAGGGGAAGCGCTGGGGAAAACTGATAAGGAGGCTGATGTGGAGGAAGATGAAATCAAAGTATCAGATTCTAGTAAAGTGGAGAAATTACAGGATCAAGATGTTTTGGAACAGGATTTGCAAAGTGCTGGCATTAAGAGGGCTGAAAGCAGGGAGGATTTACAGGCTGGTAGAAGGAGTAAGGGTAGATCCAGAGATGACTGTACAATCTCCTGA
- the LRRFIP1 gene encoding leucine-rich repeat flightless-interacting protein 1 isoform X4 — translation MGTPGAGRKRLPNRERLTAEDDALNQIAREAEARLAAKRAARAEAREIRMKELERQQKEIYQVQKKYYGLDTKWGDIEQWMEDSERYSRRARRNASASDEDERMSVGSRGSLRSHLEYASTYPVAGLESERTKKKNYSKATNGYEEDVYGSSQSRKSSRASYYSDLGLPSSSYASTSQLPSQNGNWPSEYSCYLGSGSRASSRASSARASPVIEERPEKDFEKGARTVSSLSAATLASLGGTSSRRGSGDTSISADTEASIREIKDIYELKDQIQDVEGKYMQGLKELKDSLAEVEEKYKKAMVSNAQLDNEKTNFMYQVDTLKDALLELEEQLAESRRQYEEKSKEFEREKHAHSILQFQFMEIKEALKQREEMLAEIQQLQQKQQSYVREISDLQETIEWKDKKIGALERQKDFFDSIRSERDDLRDEVVVLKEQLKKHGIIPDSDIATNGETSDILDNEGHLDSSRTVPGTTQALKTGGEGMLGKANEVEMKNEILEDVGKREILQNTEHEEHKEESEEEEVQTLHAAENAEAEQMVEERDTLPTVMLPESRFAEPAQSLTEPVSGSTSSNSDSDTDGLRKVTESLGTAVQQPGSTEAEHHDLSARTDENLELGSLQGHQIFETPQEMLWDSGTEQDLGEATPKQEEQEDLKTSHALSDNEMDEESDSTSESSELVSNQAGLPEGAVAGLLREEGNVESSTPEEPQHSEESADNKVANVLEEKFVDCTDGRSDKTAGDRTEEDEVENTVQGQPRETESVGLEGTESHERDVPAESLEKEGGEHQAFIQPASSEDSPSASPEEPSTEGKTEDESSTAEKDGQKEELMEELEKCSGSAETGEQGVASVEAGDCIPEGKGSELQQAHPGTELVREVTIPETHLDLSLLDEKIKESELETGDEAGEGKESRTECVEDLNPKVEIQTSQCSEETAGGTEGEKNVPLEGEVQKVVKQVEGESEEESAVGGTVTTESKASKETRKENEQEVELADHPGGEFASEEGANNSLAQKLVQDENVSEQVELEEGANNSLAQKPVQDENVNEQVELEEGANNSLAQKPVQGENISEQVELEGQAEESLEDDGDAFDFDEDSNQILESNEKCDGEKADTQGEESDGANGAVGKTAHMDKAGEGTDKMETKDALTEGEVLQHKKDEPKETWCLQGEALGKTDKEADVEEDEIKVSDSSKVEKLQDQDVLEQDLQSAGIKRAESREDLQAGRRSKGRSRDDCTIS, via the exons aTCTATCAGGTCCAGAAG AAATATTATGGTCTGGATACTAAGTGGGGAGACATCGAGCAATGGATG GAAGACAGTGAGCGTTATTCCCGTAGAGCCCGAAGAAATGCCTCG GCTTCGGATGAAGATGAGCGCATGTCAGTGGGTAGCCGTGGAAGCCTGAGG TCTCATTTGGAATATGCCAGCACCTACCCAGTG GCTGGATTAGAGAGTGAGAGGACCAAAAAGAAGAACTACTCCAAAGCA ACCAATGGTTATGAGGAAGACGTGTATGGATCATCCCAGAGTAGAAAATCTAGCAGG GCTTCGTACTACTCTGACCTGGgtctccccagcagcagctatGCTTCCACATCTCaacttccttcccaaaatggaaATTGG CCTTCCGAGTACAGCTGCTACCTTGGTTCGGGATCTCGGGCATCCTccagagccagctctgctcGGGCCAGTCCAGTG ATCGAGGAAAGGCCAGAAAAAGACTTTGAGAAG GGAGCACGAACTGTCTCAAGTTTGTCAGCAGCTACCTTGGCTTCTCTGGGCGGGACTTCTTCACGGAGAGGCAGTGGGGACACGTCCATCTCAGCTGACACAGAGGCATCCATCAGGGAAATCAAG GACATCTATGAGTTAAAGGACCAGATTCAGGATGTAGAAGGCAAATACATGCAGGGGCTGAAAGAACTGAAG GACTCTCTAGCTGAAGTTGAGGAGAAATACAAGAAGGCTATGGTGTCAAATGCTCAGCTGGACAATGAGAAAACCAATTTCATGTACCAAGTGGACACCCTGAAGGATGCGCTCTTAGAGTTAGAGGAGCAGCTGGCAGAATCCAGGAGGCAATATGAAGAGAAAAGTAAA GAATTTGAGAGGGAGAAGCACGCTCATAGCATATTGCAGTTTCAGTTCATGGAAATCAAAGAGGCTTTgaagcagagagaagaaatgcttgca GAAATCCAACAGCTGCAACAGAAACAGCAGAGCTATGTCAGGGAAATTTCCGATCTTCAGGAGACAATAGAgtggaaagacaaaaaaataggG GCACTAGAGAGGCAGAAAGATTTCTTTGATTCCATAAGGAGTGAGCGGGATGACCTTAGAGACGAAGTGGTTGTGCTGAAGGAGCAACTGAAG AAACATGGAATAATCCCAGACTCTGATATAGCCACCAACGGGGAGACATCAGACATTCTGGATAACGAAGGACACTTGGATTCCTCCCGAACTGTTCCAGGCACAACTCAGGCATTAAAGACAGGAGGGGAGGGGATGCTAG GCAAAGCCAATGAAGTGGAGATGAAAAATGAGATTTTGGAGGATGtggggaaaagagaaatcttGCAGAATACTGAGCATGAGGAGCACAAAGAGGagtctgaggaggaggaagtacAGACATTGCATGCTGCTGAAAATGCAGAGGCAGAACAAATGGTTGAAGAACGGGACACCCTGCCAACAGTGATGTTACCAGAGAGTAGGTTTGCAGAGCCAGCTCAAAGCCTCACAGAACCTGTGTCAGGGAGCACTTCTTCAAACAGTGATAGTGACACAGATGGCTTGAGAAAGGTCACAGAGTCCCTGGGCACAGCAGTCCAGCAACCTGGGAGTACAGAGGCTGAACACCATGACTTGAGTGCAAGGACAGACGAGAACTTGGAGCTGGGCTCTCTGCAAGGCCACCAGATTTTTGAGACTCCTCAGGAAATGCTTTGGGACTCAGGTACAGAGCAGGACCTGGGAGAAGCCACACCCAAGCAGGAAGAACAAGAGGATCTTAAAACCAGCCATGCCCTGAGTGATAATGAAATGGATGAAGAATCTGACAGTACAAGTGAGAGCAGTGAGTTGGTTTCTAACCAGGCAGGGCTACCTGAGGGAGCAGTGGCAGGCTTGCTTAGGGAAGAGGGAAACGTGGAGAGTTCCACTCCAGAGGAACCCCAGCACTCAGAAGAAAGTGCTGACAACAAGGTTGCAAATGTCTTGGAGGAAAAGTTTGTTGACTGCACTGATGGAAGAAGTGATAAAACAGCAGGTGACAGAACTGAAGAAGATGAGGTTGAGAACACAGTTCAGGGTCAGCCAAGGGAGACTGAGTCTGTGGGTTTAGAGGGGACAGAGTCACATGAAAGGGATGTCCCAGCAGAGTCACTTGAAAAGGAAGGCGGAGAACATCAGGCATTCATCCAACCAGCTTCTTCAGAGGACAGTCCTTCAGCATCACCAGAGGAACCAAGTACAGAAGGTAAAACTGAAGATGAAAGTTCTACAGCTGAGAAGGATGGACAGAAGGAAGAATTAATGGAAGAGCTGGAGAAGTGTTCAGGTTCTGCTGAAACAGGCGAGCAAGGTGTGGCATCTGTGGAGGCAGGAGACTGCATTCCTGAGGGAAAGGGAAGTGAGCTGCAGCAGGCACACCCAGGCACAGAGCTTGTGAGAGAGGTGACCATTCCAGAAACCCATTTAGACCTGAGTCTTTTAGATGAGAAAATTAAGGAATCAGAGTTGGAAACAGGGGATGAGgctggggaaggaaaggaaagtagGACCGAATGTGTAGAAGATTTGAATCCAAAGGTAGAAATTCAAACAAGTCAGTGTAGTGAAGAAACAGCAGGTGGTacagaaggagagaaaaatgttcCTTTAGAAGGTGAAGTGCAGAAGGTGGTTAAACAGGTAGAAGGTGAATCTGAAGAGGAGTCAGCTGTAGGTGGTACTGTAACCACTGAAAGCAAAGCCAGTAAAGAAACACGGAAAGAAAATGAGCAAGAGGTAGAGCTTGCAGACCACCCTGGTGGGGAATTTGCTTCTGAGGAAGGTGCAAATAATTCCCTGGCACAGAAGCTTGTGCAAGATGAAAATGTTAGTGAACAAGTGGAATTGGAGGAAGGTGCAAATAATTCCCTGGCACAGAAGCCTGTGCAAGATGAAAATGTTAATGAACAAGTGGAATTGGAGGAAGGTGCAAATAATTCCCTGGCACAGAAGCCTGTGCAGGGTGAAAACATTAGTGAACAAGTGGAATTGGAGGGCCAAGCAGAGGAAAGCCTGGAAGATGATGGTGATGCATTTGATTTTGATGAAGACTCAAATCAAATATTAGAATCTAATGAAAAATGTGATGGAGAGAAAGCTGATACACAGGGAGAAGAGagtgatggagcaaatggtgCTGTTGGAAAAACTGCCCACATGGacaaagctggagagggaacgGACAAAATGGAAACCAAAGATGCCTTGACTGAAGGTGAAGTCTTGCAGCATAAAAAAGATGAGCCCAAAGAAACATGGTGCTTACAAGGGGAAGCGCTGGGGAAAACTGATAAGGAGGCTGATGTGGAGGAAGATGAAATCAAAGTATCAGATTCTAGTAAAGTGGAGAAATTACAGGATCAAGATGTTTTGGAACAGGATTTGCAAAGTGCTGGCATTAAGAGGGCTGAAAGCAGGGAGGATTTACAGGCTGGTAGAAGGAGTAAGGGTAGATCCAGAGATGACTGTACAATCTCCTGA
- the LRRFIP1 gene encoding leucine-rich repeat flightless-interacting protein 1 isoform X3: MGTPGAGRKRLPNRERLTAEDDALNQIAREAEARLAAKRAARAEAREIRMKELERQQKEIYQVQKKYYGLDTKWGDIEQWMEDSERYSRRARRNASASDEDERMSVGSRGSLRSHLEYASTYPVAGLESERTKKKNYSKATNGYEEDVYGSSQSRKSSRASYYSDLGLPSSSYASTSQLPSQNGNWPSLLYSDALPARSYRASVYEESVYSGSRRYSAPSSRAPSEYSCYLGSGSRASSRASSARASPVIEERPEKDFEKGARTVSSLSAATLASLGGTSSRRGSGDTSISADTEASIREIKDSLAEVEEKYKKAMVSNAQLDNEKTNFMYQVDTLKDALLELEEQLAESRRQYEEKSKEFEREKHAHSILQFQFMEIKEALKQREEMLAEIQQLQQKQQSYVREISDLQETIEWKDKKIGALERQKDFFDSIRSERDDLRDEVVVLKEQLKKHGIIPDSDIATNGETSDILDNEGHLDSSRTVPGTTQALKTGGEGMLGKANEVEMKNEILEDVGKREILQNTEHEEHKEESEEEEVQTLHAAENAEAEQMVEERDTLPTVMLPESRFAEPAQSLTEPVSGSTSSNSDSDTDGLRKVTESLGTAVQQPGSTEAEHHDLSARTDENLELGSLQGHQIFETPQEMLWDSGTEQDLGEATPKQEEQEDLKTSHALSDNEMDEESDSTSESSELVSNQAGLPEGAVAGLLREEGNVESSTPEEPQHSEESADNKVANVLEEKFVDCTDGRSDKTAGDRTEEDEVENTVQGQPRETESVGLEGTESHERDVPAESLEKEGGEHQAFIQPASSEDSPSASPEEPSTEGKTEDESSTAEKDGQKEELMEELEKCSGSAETGEQGVASVEAGDCIPEGKGSELQQAHPGTELVREVTIPETHLDLSLLDEKIKESELETGDEAGEGKESRTECVEDLNPKVEIQTSQCSEETAGGTEGEKNVPLEGEVQKVVKQVEGESEEESAVGGTVTTESKASKETRKENEQEVELADHPGGEFASEEGANNSLAQKLVQDENVSEQVELEEGANNSLAQKPVQDENVNEQVELEEGANNSLAQKPVQGENISEQVELEGQAEESLEDDGDAFDFDEDSNQILESNEKCDGEKADTQGEESDGANGAVGKTAHMDKAGEGTDKMETKDALTEGEVLQHKKDEPKETWCLQGEALGKTDKEADVEEDEIKVSDSSKVEKLQDQDVLEQDLQSAGIKRAESREDLQAGRRSKGRSRDDCTIS; the protein is encoded by the exons aTCTATCAGGTCCAGAAG AAATATTATGGTCTGGATACTAAGTGGGGAGACATCGAGCAATGGATG GAAGACAGTGAGCGTTATTCCCGTAGAGCCCGAAGAAATGCCTCG GCTTCGGATGAAGATGAGCGCATGTCAGTGGGTAGCCGTGGAAGCCTGAGG TCTCATTTGGAATATGCCAGCACCTACCCAGTG GCTGGATTAGAGAGTGAGAGGACCAAAAAGAAGAACTACTCCAAAGCA ACCAATGGTTATGAGGAAGACGTGTATGGATCATCCCAGAGTAGAAAATCTAGCAGG GCTTCGTACTACTCTGACCTGGgtctccccagcagcagctatGCTTCCACATCTCaacttccttcccaaaatggaaATTGG CCCTCCCTGCTGTACAGCGATGCCCTGCCAGCCAGGAGTTACAGG GCGTCTGTGTACGAGGAGAGCGTTTACAGCGGGAGCCGGCGCTATAGTGCCCCCAGTTCCCGCGCT CCTTCCGAGTACAGCTGCTACCTTGGTTCGGGATCTCGGGCATCCTccagagccagctctgctcGGGCCAGTCCAGTG ATCGAGGAAAGGCCAGAAAAAGACTTTGAGAAG GGAGCACGAACTGTCTCAAGTTTGTCAGCAGCTACCTTGGCTTCTCTGGGCGGGACTTCTTCACGGAGAGGCAGTGGGGACACGTCCATCTCAGCTGACACAGAGGCATCCATCAGGGAAATCAAG GACTCTCTAGCTGAAGTTGAGGAGAAATACAAGAAGGCTATGGTGTCAAATGCTCAGCTGGACAATGAGAAAACCAATTTCATGTACCAAGTGGACACCCTGAAGGATGCGCTCTTAGAGTTAGAGGAGCAGCTGGCAGAATCCAGGAGGCAATATGAAGAGAAAAGTAAA GAATTTGAGAGGGAGAAGCACGCTCATAGCATATTGCAGTTTCAGTTCATGGAAATCAAAGAGGCTTTgaagcagagagaagaaatgcttgca GAAATCCAACAGCTGCAACAGAAACAGCAGAGCTATGTCAGGGAAATTTCCGATCTTCAGGAGACAATAGAgtggaaagacaaaaaaataggG GCACTAGAGAGGCAGAAAGATTTCTTTGATTCCATAAGGAGTGAGCGGGATGACCTTAGAGACGAAGTGGTTGTGCTGAAGGAGCAACTGAAG AAACATGGAATAATCCCAGACTCTGATATAGCCACCAACGGGGAGACATCAGACATTCTGGATAACGAAGGACACTTGGATTCCTCCCGAACTGTTCCAGGCACAACTCAGGCATTAAAGACAGGAGGGGAGGGGATGCTAG GCAAAGCCAATGAAGTGGAGATGAAAAATGAGATTTTGGAGGATGtggggaaaagagaaatcttGCAGAATACTGAGCATGAGGAGCACAAAGAGGagtctgaggaggaggaagtacAGACATTGCATGCTGCTGAAAATGCAGAGGCAGAACAAATGGTTGAAGAACGGGACACCCTGCCAACAGTGATGTTACCAGAGAGTAGGTTTGCAGAGCCAGCTCAAAGCCTCACAGAACCTGTGTCAGGGAGCACTTCTTCAAACAGTGATAGTGACACAGATGGCTTGAGAAAGGTCACAGAGTCCCTGGGCACAGCAGTCCAGCAACCTGGGAGTACAGAGGCTGAACACCATGACTTGAGTGCAAGGACAGACGAGAACTTGGAGCTGGGCTCTCTGCAAGGCCACCAGATTTTTGAGACTCCTCAGGAAATGCTTTGGGACTCAGGTACAGAGCAGGACCTGGGAGAAGCCACACCCAAGCAGGAAGAACAAGAGGATCTTAAAACCAGCCATGCCCTGAGTGATAATGAAATGGATGAAGAATCTGACAGTACAAGTGAGAGCAGTGAGTTGGTTTCTAACCAGGCAGGGCTACCTGAGGGAGCAGTGGCAGGCTTGCTTAGGGAAGAGGGAAACGTGGAGAGTTCCACTCCAGAGGAACCCCAGCACTCAGAAGAAAGTGCTGACAACAAGGTTGCAAATGTCTTGGAGGAAAAGTTTGTTGACTGCACTGATGGAAGAAGTGATAAAACAGCAGGTGACAGAACTGAAGAAGATGAGGTTGAGAACACAGTTCAGGGTCAGCCAAGGGAGACTGAGTCTGTGGGTTTAGAGGGGACAGAGTCACATGAAAGGGATGTCCCAGCAGAGTCACTTGAAAAGGAAGGCGGAGAACATCAGGCATTCATCCAACCAGCTTCTTCAGAGGACAGTCCTTCAGCATCACCAGAGGAACCAAGTACAGAAGGTAAAACTGAAGATGAAAGTTCTACAGCTGAGAAGGATGGACAGAAGGAAGAATTAATGGAAGAGCTGGAGAAGTGTTCAGGTTCTGCTGAAACAGGCGAGCAAGGTGTGGCATCTGTGGAGGCAGGAGACTGCATTCCTGAGGGAAAGGGAAGTGAGCTGCAGCAGGCACACCCAGGCACAGAGCTTGTGAGAGAGGTGACCATTCCAGAAACCCATTTAGACCTGAGTCTTTTAGATGAGAAAATTAAGGAATCAGAGTTGGAAACAGGGGATGAGgctggggaaggaaaggaaagtagGACCGAATGTGTAGAAGATTTGAATCCAAAGGTAGAAATTCAAACAAGTCAGTGTAGTGAAGAAACAGCAGGTGGTacagaaggagagaaaaatgttcCTTTAGAAGGTGAAGTGCAGAAGGTGGTTAAACAGGTAGAAGGTGAATCTGAAGAGGAGTCAGCTGTAGGTGGTACTGTAACCACTGAAAGCAAAGCCAGTAAAGAAACACGGAAAGAAAATGAGCAAGAGGTAGAGCTTGCAGACCACCCTGGTGGGGAATTTGCTTCTGAGGAAGGTGCAAATAATTCCCTGGCACAGAAGCTTGTGCAAGATGAAAATGTTAGTGAACAAGTGGAATTGGAGGAAGGTGCAAATAATTCCCTGGCACAGAAGCCTGTGCAAGATGAAAATGTTAATGAACAAGTGGAATTGGAGGAAGGTGCAAATAATTCCCTGGCACAGAAGCCTGTGCAGGGTGAAAACATTAGTGAACAAGTGGAATTGGAGGGCCAAGCAGAGGAAAGCCTGGAAGATGATGGTGATGCATTTGATTTTGATGAAGACTCAAATCAAATATTAGAATCTAATGAAAAATGTGATGGAGAGAAAGCTGATACACAGGGAGAAGAGagtgatggagcaaatggtgCTGTTGGAAAAACTGCCCACATGGacaaagctggagagggaacgGACAAAATGGAAACCAAAGATGCCTTGACTGAAGGTGAAGTCTTGCAGCATAAAAAAGATGAGCCCAAAGAAACATGGTGCTTACAAGGGGAAGCGCTGGGGAAAACTGATAAGGAGGCTGATGTGGAGGAAGATGAAATCAAAGTATCAGATTCTAGTAAAGTGGAGAAATTACAGGATCAAGATGTTTTGGAACAGGATTTGCAAAGTGCTGGCATTAAGAGGGCTGAAAGCAGGGAGGATTTACAGGCTGGTAGAAGGAGTAAGGGTAGATCCAGAGATGACTGTACAATCTCCTGA